A genomic segment from Micromonospora echinaurantiaca encodes:
- a CDS encoding MFS transporter has product MSGTGAPVAAPPAGPARRGRLPYLPRLLRERAFRRYWSAQTVSYFGDEISTLALPLLAVLGTGAGPAEMGYLTAALLAPNLLFSLLAGAWVDGYPHKRRVMILTDLGRALLLATVPVAYLLDLLALPQLYLVAFGIGTLAVLFEVARGPLFVSLVQRRDYVDANTLINGSRAMSLVAGPSIGGVLVQVLTAPIALLADALSYLVSAYFLARIRPTEPAPARGGGLGIGAGLSFLARVPMMRAILLGTTTVNLFNFMFAALFVLYATRQLGLSPGMLGLVLGAGAVGGLCGAAVTGRLTRRFGIGPMLVTGFVLFPAPLLLVPLAGGPTPLVLGMLFAAEFLCAVGVMLLDIVAGSVQTALTPDAMLARVTGARRTVNYGIRPIGALLGGALGTALGVREALWIATAGALTGVLWVLFSPVRRLRDLPEQAT; this is encoded by the coding sequence ATGAGCGGCACCGGCGCCCCGGTCGCGGCTCCGCCCGCCGGCCCGGCCCGCCGTGGCAGGCTGCCCTACCTGCCCCGGCTGCTGCGCGAGCGGGCGTTCCGCCGCTACTGGTCGGCGCAGACCGTGTCGTACTTCGGGGACGAGATCTCCACCCTGGCGCTGCCGCTGCTGGCCGTGCTCGGCACCGGCGCCGGGCCCGCCGAGATGGGCTACCTCACCGCCGCCCTGCTCGCCCCGAACCTGCTCTTCTCGCTGCTCGCCGGCGCCTGGGTCGACGGGTACCCGCACAAGCGGCGGGTCATGATCCTCACCGACCTCGGCCGGGCGCTGCTGCTCGCCACCGTGCCGGTGGCGTACCTGCTCGACCTGCTCGCCCTGCCGCAGCTCTATCTCGTCGCCTTCGGGATCGGCACGCTCGCCGTGCTCTTCGAGGTGGCCCGCGGGCCGCTCTTCGTGTCGCTGGTGCAGCGACGCGACTACGTCGACGCGAACACGCTGATCAACGGCAGCCGGGCGATGTCCCTGGTCGCCGGGCCGAGCATCGGCGGTGTGCTGGTGCAGGTGCTCACCGCGCCGATCGCCCTGCTCGCCGACGCGCTGTCGTACCTCGTGTCCGCGTACTTCCTGGCGCGGATCCGGCCGACGGAGCCGGCGCCGGCGCGCGGCGGCGGCCTGGGGATCGGCGCCGGGCTGAGCTTCCTCGCCCGGGTGCCGATGATGCGCGCGATCCTGCTCGGCACCACCACTGTCAACCTGTTCAACTTCATGTTCGCCGCGCTGTTCGTGCTCTACGCCACCCGGCAGCTGGGCCTGTCGCCGGGCATGCTCGGCCTGGTGCTCGGCGCGGGCGCGGTCGGCGGGCTGTGCGGGGCGGCGGTCACCGGTCGGCTGACCCGGCGCTTCGGCATCGGGCCGATGCTGGTGACCGGCTTCGTGCTCTTCCCCGCGCCGCTGCTGCTCGTGCCGCTCGCGGGTGGCCCCACGCCGCTGGTGCTCGGCATGCTCTTCGCCGCGGAGTTCCTCTGTGCCGTCGGGGTGATGCTGCTCGACATCGTCGCCGGCTCGGTGCAGACCGCGCTCACCCCGGACGCGATGCTGGCCCGGGTGACCGGGGCCCGGCGGACCGTCAACTACGGCATCCGGCCGATCGGCGCGCTGCTCGGCGGCGCGCTCGGCACCGCCCTCGGGGTACGCGAGGCGCTCTGGATCGCCACGGCCGGCGCGCTGACCGGGGTGCTCTGGGTGCTCTTCTCCCCCGTCCGCCGGCTACGCGACCTGCCCGAGCAGGCGACCTGA
- a CDS encoding winged helix-turn-helix domain-containing protein has product MSLSRVKLTDPTALRGYAHPLRMTLVGLLRQHGPMTATQAAARLGESVPSCSFHLRQLAKYGLAERVPGADARERPWRATAQVTSWDDASDDPVLRAATDELTATQLAQYTRRAEEFLARRADEPTAWRAVTGFSDMTLHLTPDELGELTRRIDALLAEYEDRLTDPGRRPAGSRKVSLIQLALLPDPAPAEPEPTSAEPAPASASAEPRPKPPTESTRKRVAAAAKPKPGAAVEPEPTATSTDRSDDGGPR; this is encoded by the coding sequence ATGTCGTTGTCCCGGGTGAAGCTGACCGACCCGACCGCCCTGCGCGGGTACGCCCACCCGCTGCGGATGACCCTCGTCGGCCTGCTTCGTCAGCACGGCCCGATGACCGCCACCCAGGCCGCCGCCCGGCTCGGCGAGAGCGTGCCGAGCTGCTCGTTCCACCTGCGCCAGCTGGCCAAGTACGGGCTCGCCGAGCGGGTGCCCGGCGCCGACGCCCGGGAGCGCCCGTGGCGGGCCACCGCACAGGTCACCTCGTGGGACGACGCCTCCGACGACCCGGTGCTGCGCGCCGCCACCGACGAACTGACGGCCACGCAGCTGGCCCAGTACACCCGGCGCGCCGAGGAGTTCCTCGCCCGGCGGGCCGACGAGCCGACGGCCTGGCGGGCGGTCACCGGGTTCAGCGACATGACGCTGCACCTCACCCCCGACGAGCTGGGCGAGCTGACCCGCCGGATCGACGCCCTGCTCGCCGAGTACGAGGACCGGCTCACCGATCCGGGCCGGCGGCCCGCCGGCAGCCGCAAGGTCAGCCTGATCCAGCTCGCGCTGCTGCCCGACCCGGCCCCCGCCGAACCGGAGCCGACCTCCGCCGAGCCGGCACCGGCGTCTGCCTCCGCCGAGCCGAGGCCGAAGCCGCCCACCGAGTCGACCCGGAAGCGGGTCGCCGCCGCGGCGAAACCGAAGCCGGGCGCGGCCGTCGAGCCGGAGCCGACCGCCACCTCCACCGACCGGAGCGACGACGGCGGCCCGCGATGA
- a CDS encoding pyridoxamine 5'-phosphate oxidase family protein, with protein MLVEITSAEELRELLGTPTARAEGKERTSLHERDRQWLAASPYCLVATAGADGSCDVSPKGDPPGFALVLDDRTIAIPERPGNRRADGYRNILENPHVGLIFLIPGRTDTLRINGRARLVRDAPWFDDMVVKGHRPVLAVVVEIEQIFYHCAKAFLRSELWRPETWQPDALPSRARLVKEVEYPAADLADLERHYGPDYVKSIYA; from the coding sequence GTGCTGGTGGAGATCACTTCGGCGGAGGAACTGCGCGAGCTGCTCGGCACACCGACCGCGCGGGCGGAGGGCAAGGAGCGGACCAGCCTGCACGAACGCGACCGGCAGTGGTTGGCGGCCTCGCCGTACTGCCTCGTGGCCACGGCCGGCGCGGACGGCAGCTGCGACGTCTCGCCGAAGGGCGACCCGCCCGGGTTCGCCCTGGTGCTGGACGACCGGACCATCGCCATCCCGGAGCGGCCGGGCAACCGGCGGGCGGACGGCTACCGCAACATCCTGGAGAACCCGCACGTCGGGCTGATCTTCCTGATCCCCGGCCGGACCGACACGCTGCGGATCAACGGCCGGGCCCGGCTGGTGCGTGACGCGCCCTGGTTCGACGACATGGTGGTCAAGGGGCACCGGCCGGTGCTCGCCGTGGTGGTGGAGATCGAGCAGATCTTCTACCACTGCGCGAAGGCGTTCCTCCGGTCCGAGCTGTGGCGGCCGGAGACCTGGCAGCCGGACGCGCTGCCGTCCCGGGCCCGGCTGGTCAAGGAGGTGGAGTACCCGGCTGCGGACCTCGCCGACCTGGAACGCCACTACGGCCCGGACTACGTCAAGAGCATCTACGCCTGA
- a CDS encoding DUF2231 domain-containing protein — translation MESRLKVLGHPVHPMLVMFPVALLVTAVLFDVVDTVGGPDFLGEVAYWNIAVGLIGGLLAAAAGAFDLLAIPTGTRAKRVALTHAAANVAVILLFAAIWVVRLNADSRAAGGALIAIEVVAVAILGISAWLGGELVDRLGVGVDRDADLNAPSSLRSPASTRVGEAR, via the coding sequence ATGGAGAGCCGACTCAAGGTGCTGGGCCACCCCGTGCACCCGATGCTGGTCATGTTCCCGGTCGCCCTGCTGGTCACCGCGGTCCTCTTCGACGTGGTCGACACCGTCGGCGGCCCGGACTTCCTCGGCGAGGTGGCGTACTGGAACATCGCCGTCGGGTTGATCGGTGGCCTGCTCGCCGCGGCGGCCGGCGCGTTCGACCTGCTGGCGATCCCGACCGGTACCCGGGCCAAGCGGGTGGCGCTCACCCACGCCGCCGCCAACGTCGCGGTGATCCTGCTCTTCGCCGCGATCTGGGTGGTCCGGCTCAACGCCGACTCCCGGGCCGCCGGTGGCGCGCTGATCGCGATCGAGGTGGTCGCCGTGGCGATCCTCGGCATCAGCGCCTGGCTCGGTGGCGAACTGGTCGACCGGCTCGGCGTCGGCGTCGACCGGGACGCCGACCTGAACGCGCCCAGCTCGCTGCGGTCCCCGGCGTCCACCCGGGTCGGCGAGGCGCGATGA
- a CDS encoding Hsp20/alpha crystallin family protein gives MSEQGGGFGRGWRGRQQGWDPMGELQSLRTELRRLVGGRSGPPEVELAETDDGWEVVVRLPGVAPEEVAVELDDRELCVRARTEAEVNADHGIPGGFETRGFEYRVDLPSRVDPDAIDAVMDHGLLRVRLPRAARPAPRTITVGRTGFRADSGGTPIDPAADRELHRPDTAAGGLDRP, from the coding sequence ATGAGTGAACAGGGCGGCGGGTTCGGCCGCGGCTGGCGGGGACGGCAGCAGGGCTGGGACCCGATGGGCGAGCTGCAGTCGCTCCGCACCGAGCTGCGGCGACTGGTCGGCGGTCGGTCCGGCCCGCCGGAGGTCGAGCTGGCCGAGACCGACGACGGCTGGGAGGTCGTCGTGCGGCTGCCCGGAGTGGCGCCGGAGGAGGTGGCCGTGGAGCTGGACGACCGGGAACTCTGCGTCCGCGCCCGCACCGAGGCCGAGGTGAACGCCGACCACGGCATCCCCGGCGGCTTCGAGACCCGGGGCTTCGAGTACCGCGTCGACCTGCCCTCCCGGGTGGACCCCGACGCCATCGACGCGGTGATGGACCACGGCCTGCTGCGGGTGCGGCTGCCCCGGGCCGCCCGGCCGGCGCCGCGCACCATCACCGTCGGCCGCACCGGCTTCCGCGCCGACAGCGGCGGTACGCCGATCGACCCGGCCGCGGACCGGGAGCTGCACCGCCCGGACACCGCCGCCGGCGGGCTCGACCGGCCGTAA
- a CDS encoding glycosyltransferase family 9 protein codes for MVTPALLGPTAEPVPDVERIAVLRANALGDFLFVLPALDALRSAYPEAEIVLLGAPWHAKLWRDRPGPVDRVLVVPPAPGIRGPEPGEPESGLDDFLAAARKERFDLALQVHGGGANSNPLVSRLGARVTAGLRTEGAAPLDRWIRYVYYQHEVIRYLEVAALVGAPATTIVPTLAVTDADRAEAAEVLGPPERPRVALHPGATDTRRRWPAERFAEVARELVGDGYEVLVTGTAAEQDVVDRVVAAAGVPLRPQVGTLSLGGLTGCYAGCELVVSNDTGPVHLAAAVATATVGIFWVGNLINVANPLRGRHRPISSWTVHCPVCGVDCTPGIYPHRPGDGECPHRDSFVTDVPTVEVLEAARELLRPEPGAP; via the coding sequence GTGGTCACCCCGGCCCTGCTCGGCCCGACCGCCGAGCCCGTGCCCGACGTCGAGCGGATCGCCGTGCTGCGGGCCAACGCGCTCGGTGACTTCCTCTTCGTGCTGCCGGCGCTGGACGCGCTGCGGTCCGCGTACCCGGAGGCGGAGATCGTGCTGCTCGGCGCGCCGTGGCACGCGAAGCTCTGGCGCGACCGCCCCGGCCCGGTGGACCGGGTGCTGGTGGTGCCCCCGGCCCCCGGGATCCGCGGTCCCGAGCCGGGCGAGCCGGAGTCCGGGCTGGACGACTTTCTCGCCGCGGCCCGCAAGGAGCGCTTCGACCTCGCGTTGCAGGTGCACGGCGGCGGCGCCAACTCCAACCCGCTGGTCAGCCGGCTCGGCGCCCGGGTCACCGCCGGGCTGCGGACCGAGGGGGCGGCGCCGCTGGACCGCTGGATCCGGTACGTCTACTACCAGCACGAGGTGATCCGCTACCTGGAGGTGGCGGCGCTGGTCGGCGCCCCGGCCACCACCATCGTGCCCACCCTGGCCGTCACCGACGCCGACCGGGCCGAGGCGGCCGAGGTGCTCGGCCCACCGGAGCGACCCCGGGTGGCGCTGCACCCGGGTGCCACCGACACCCGCCGGCGCTGGCCGGCCGAACGGTTCGCCGAGGTTGCCCGGGAACTGGTCGGTGACGGGTACGAGGTGCTGGTCACCGGGACCGCCGCCGAGCAGGACGTGGTGGACCGGGTGGTGGCGGCGGCCGGGGTGCCGCTGCGGCCGCAGGTGGGCACGCTCAGCCTGGGCGGGCTGACCGGCTGCTACGCCGGCTGCGAGCTGGTCGTGTCGAACGACACCGGGCCGGTGCACCTGGCCGCCGCGGTGGCCACCGCCACGGTCGGCATCTTCTGGGTCGGCAACCTGATCAACGTGGCGAACCCGCTGCGCGGCCGGCACCGGCCGATCAGTTCCTGGACGGTGCACTGCCCGGTCTGCGGGGTGGACTGCACGCCCGGCATCTACCCGCACCGGCCCGGCGACGGCGAGTGCCCGCACCGCGACTCGTTCGTCACCGACGTGCCGACCGTCGAGGTGCTGGAGGCCGCCCGCGAGCTGCTGCGCCCGGAACCCGGCGCGCCCTGA
- a CDS encoding glycosyltransferase family 2 protein, which yields MNRPLDPGSADGFRADRVLDVLIPTRNRPAELAVTLSGLAAQEGVPGFGVVVSDQSDDDPAFTHPAAATMVRALRHRGHPVLLTRRLPRRGLAEHRAYLLSASTARYVLCLDDDVWLEPGTLHRLVTAIGELGCGFVGNAVHGLSYLDDVRPETHRHYEEWIGPPTPERIRPGTPEWDRAQIHPAANLLHVTGKLDLPPGAWRAYKVSWIGGCVLYDRAKLIDSGGFDFWRRVQEKHQGEDVAAQLAVLARHGGAGVLPSGAYHLESPTTVTERDVEAWEVVLAETDAQPA from the coding sequence GTGAACCGGCCGCTCGACCCGGGCTCGGCCGACGGGTTCCGCGCCGACCGCGTGCTCGACGTGCTGATCCCGACCCGCAACCGGCCGGCCGAGCTGGCGGTCACCCTCTCCGGGCTGGCCGCCCAGGAGGGCGTGCCGGGGTTCGGGGTGGTGGTCAGCGACCAGTCCGACGACGATCCCGCGTTCACCCACCCGGCGGCGGCCACCATGGTCCGGGCGCTGCGGCACCGGGGCCACCCGGTGCTGCTGACCCGCCGGCTGCCCCGGCGCGGCCTGGCCGAGCACCGGGCCTACCTGCTGTCCGCCTCGACCGCCCGGTACGTGCTCTGCCTCGACGACGACGTCTGGCTGGAGCCGGGCACCCTGCACCGGCTGGTCACCGCGATCGGCGAGCTGGGCTGCGGTTTCGTCGGCAACGCGGTGCACGGCCTCTCCTACCTCGACGATGTCCGGCCGGAGACGCACCGGCACTACGAGGAGTGGATCGGCCCGCCCACCCCGGAGCGGATCCGTCCCGGCACCCCGGAGTGGGACCGGGCGCAGATCCACCCGGCGGCGAACCTGCTGCACGTCACCGGCAAGCTGGACCTGCCGCCGGGGGCGTGGCGGGCGTACAAGGTCTCCTGGATCGGCGGTTGCGTGCTCTACGACCGGGCGAAGCTGATCGACTCGGGCGGCTTCGACTTCTGGCGGCGGGTGCAGGAGAAGCACCAGGGCGAGGACGTCGCGGCGCAGCTCGCCGTGCTGGCCCGGCACGGCGGCGCGGGCGTCCTGCCCAGCGGGGCGTACCACCTGGAGTCACCCACCACGGTCACCGAGCGGGACGTGGAGGCGTGGGAGGTCGTCCTCGCCGAGACCGACGCCCAGCCGGCCTGA
- the rfaE2 gene encoding D-glycero-beta-D-manno-heptose 1-phosphate adenylyltransferase, translating to MAGAAAEQRRLATVVESWSGRPVLVIGDAMLDEWRFAESDRLCREAPAPVLTLRRRISAAGGAANTAVNIAALGGRAVLVAPIGADVAGDELHDCLDRAGVWDRTVNQPGRPTPVKRRMLAGNQILLREDSGDPDDPLTDDGVARLLTALDCATEELRAAAGGVAPTLVVCDYALGALPAPVRAWLVANRDRYATVALDAHDLADWRGLAPTVVTPSFAEATRLLARAAGTRSRGTALHLDHPDGDPAEGPSELTVGAAPGGAGLPDSPVPDRPDEAVGLAAGLGPTGEPTPGEGRVAMTGDGLSVTGTGVTVNATAGEGVDRAVLAESRLAELRAHTGADVVAVTLDTEGAVVGGADGEPRRSHSTPVPASHAVGAGDAYLAAMTLALAADAPLSTAAQLAQLAATITVSDTGTCVCGREDLLNALDVPADTGHPALVGADELTTIAAEHRAAGRSIVFTNGCFDVLHRGHVRYLEQARALGDLLVVAVNSDGSVRRLKGADRPVNPVEDRIALLAALSCVDHVVVFEEDSPASLIESVRPDVYVKGGDYPPELVPEAPLVRRLGGQVRTLGYVPDRSTSAIIDRIRAHSQDRETDPSLTSKRS from the coding sequence ATGGCAGGAGCAGCAGCGGAACAGCGCCGGCTCGCCACCGTCGTGGAGAGCTGGTCGGGTCGTCCCGTCCTGGTGATCGGCGACGCCATGCTCGACGAATGGCGGTTCGCCGAGTCCGACCGGCTCTGCCGGGAGGCACCCGCCCCGGTCCTCACCCTGCGCCGGCGGATCTCCGCGGCCGGCGGGGCCGCGAACACCGCGGTGAACATCGCCGCGCTGGGCGGCCGGGCCGTGCTGGTCGCCCCGATCGGCGCCGACGTCGCCGGCGACGAACTGCACGACTGTCTCGACCGGGCCGGCGTCTGGGACCGTACGGTCAACCAGCCGGGCCGGCCCACGCCGGTGAAGCGGCGGATGCTGGCCGGCAACCAGATCCTGCTGCGGGAGGACTCCGGCGACCCGGACGACCCGCTCACCGACGACGGGGTGGCCCGGCTGCTCACCGCGCTGGACTGCGCCACCGAGGAGCTGCGCGCGGCCGCCGGTGGCGTAGCGCCGACCCTGGTGGTCTGCGACTACGCGCTGGGCGCGCTGCCCGCGCCGGTACGCGCCTGGCTGGTCGCCAACCGCGACCGGTACGCCACCGTGGCGCTGGACGCGCACGACCTCGCCGACTGGCGGGGCCTCGCGCCGACCGTGGTGACGCCGAGTTTCGCCGAGGCCACCCGGCTGCTCGCCCGGGCCGCCGGCACCCGGTCCCGCGGCACCGCGCTGCACCTGGACCATCCGGACGGGGACCCGGCGGAGGGCCCCTCCGAGCTGACCGTCGGGGCCGCGCCCGGCGGGGCCGGCCTGCCCGACAGCCCGGTACCGGACCGCCCGGACGAGGCGGTCGGCCTGGCCGCCGGGCTGGGGCCGACCGGGGAGCCGACACCCGGCGAGGGCCGGGTGGCGATGACCGGGGACGGGCTCAGCGTGACCGGCACCGGGGTGACCGTGAACGCCACGGCCGGCGAGGGGGTCGACCGGGCGGTGCTGGCCGAGTCGCGCCTGGCCGAGTTGCGCGCGCACACCGGCGCGGACGTGGTGGCGGTGACCCTGGACACCGAGGGGGCGGTGGTCGGCGGGGCCGACGGCGAACCCCGGCGCAGCCACAGCACCCCGGTGCCGGCCAGCCACGCGGTCGGCGCGGGGGACGCGTACCTGGCCGCGATGACGCTGGCCCTGGCCGCCGACGCGCCGCTGTCGACCGCCGCCCAACTGGCCCAGCTCGCCGCCACCATCACCGTCTCGGACACCGGCACCTGCGTGTGCGGCCGGGAGGACCTGCTCAACGCGCTGGACGTGCCGGCCGACACCGGGCACCCGGCACTGGTCGGCGCCGACGAGCTGACCACCATCGCCGCCGAGCACCGCGCCGCCGGCCGCTCGATCGTGTTCACCAACGGCTGCTTCGACGTGTTGCACCGCGGCCACGTGCGCTACCTGGAGCAGGCCCGGGCCCTCGGCGACCTGCTGGTGGTGGCGGTCAACTCCGACGGCAGCGTACGCCGGCTCAAGGGCGCGGACCGGCCGGTGAACCCGGTGGAGGACCGGATCGCGCTGCTCGCCGCGCTGTCCTGCGTGGACCACGTGGTGGTCTTCGAGGAGGACTCCCCGGCCTCGCTGATCGAGTCGGTCCGCCCCGACGTCTACGTCAAGGGCGGCGATTACCCGCCGGAGCTGGTGCCGGAGGCCCCGCTGGTGCGGCGGCTCGGCGGCCAGGTCCGCACCCTCGGCTACGTGCCGGACCGGTCCACCTCGGCGATCATCGACCGGATCCGGGCGCACAGCCAGGACCGCGAAACCGACCCGTCGCTGACGAGCAAGCGGTCGTGA
- a CDS encoding type 1 glutamine amidotransferase domain-containing protein encodes MAATTLQGKRIAFLAADGVEEVEYVQPREAVERAGATVELVSLKPGSIQSFNHLDQSKTYDVDVAAADADAGGYDGLVLPGGVANPDFLRTDPDAVRFVQAFFEAGKPVAVICHGPWTLIEADVVRGRRITSWPSLRTDLTNAGATWVDEPVVTDGNLTSSRKPGDLPAFCTALLTQFA; translated from the coding sequence ATGGCAGCGACGACACTTCAGGGCAAGCGGATCGCCTTCCTGGCCGCCGACGGCGTGGAGGAGGTCGAGTACGTCCAGCCCCGCGAGGCGGTCGAGCGGGCCGGCGCGACGGTCGAGCTGGTCTCGCTGAAGCCCGGCTCGATCCAGTCCTTCAACCACCTGGACCAGTCGAAGACGTACGACGTCGACGTGGCCGCGGCCGACGCGGACGCCGGCGGGTACGACGGGCTGGTGCTGCCCGGTGGTGTGGCGAACCCGGACTTCCTGCGGACCGATCCGGACGCGGTGCGGTTCGTGCAGGCGTTCTTCGAGGCCGGCAAGCCGGTGGCGGTGATCTGCCACGGGCCGTGGACGCTGATCGAGGCGGACGTGGTGCGCGGCCGCCGGATCACCTCCTGGCCCAGCCTCCGCACCGACCTGACCAACGCCGGCGCCACCTGGGTCGACGAGCCCGTGGTCACCGACGGCAACCTCACCAGCAGCCGCAAACCCGGAGACCTCCCCGCCTTCTGCACCGCCCTCCTCACCCAGTTCGCCTGA
- a CDS encoding MDR family MFS transporter, with protein MTTEEHAPPALNSRQIRLLMLGLMTGMLLAALDQTIVGTALPTIVGELGGINHYSWVVTAYLLASTASTPLYGKMADLFGRRPVFLFSIGTFLVGSLLAGLSQDMTQLIVTRGIQGLGAGGLMTLAFTIISDVVPPRERGRYQGLFGAVFGISSVAGPLVGGYFAETDWRWIFYINVPLAILAILVCSRVMRLVPFTRREHAIDWLGAGLLVAGVSCLLLALSWGGNEYAWGSGVIVGLLVAGAVLGVLFVLQEARVAEPILPLRLFRSRTFALANSAGFVLGLVMFGSIIFIPLYLQIVKGASPTRSGLLMLPMMAGIIVTSVLTGRAMSRIGRYKWFPVIGSAVLLVGMLLFTQLHVGTSLWLAFGFMVVIGVGLGLCMQSLILAVQNAVSMRDLGAGTSAATFFRSLGGAFGVAILGAVLSARLTSGLADRLPAAIAQLPPPEQAAVAASGGADISVNDPATIMALPAPVRAAVQTAFVESLDRVFLTAGVIAILAVLVTLALPDDRLRGAGPEGATGGTDGLGGEAPAPGGKPLTRESKEEAAAEMEAKSQTLL; from the coding sequence ATGACGACGGAGGAGCACGCCCCACCCGCGCTGAACAGTCGCCAGATCCGCCTGCTGATGCTCGGCCTGATGACCGGCATGCTGCTGGCCGCGCTCGACCAGACCATCGTCGGCACCGCGCTGCCGACCATCGTCGGCGAGCTGGGCGGGATCAACCACTACTCGTGGGTGGTGACCGCCTACCTGCTCGCCTCGACCGCGTCGACCCCGCTGTACGGGAAGATGGCCGACCTGTTCGGCCGCCGGCCGGTCTTCCTCTTCTCGATCGGCACGTTCCTGGTCGGCTCGCTGCTCGCCGGGTTGTCGCAGGACATGACCCAGCTGATCGTCACCCGCGGCATCCAGGGTCTCGGCGCCGGCGGCCTGATGACGCTGGCGTTCACCATCATCTCGGACGTGGTGCCGCCCCGGGAGCGGGGCCGCTACCAGGGCCTGTTCGGCGCGGTCTTCGGCATCTCCTCGGTGGCCGGCCCGCTGGTCGGCGGCTACTTCGCGGAGACCGACTGGCGGTGGATCTTCTACATCAACGTGCCGCTGGCGATCCTGGCCATCCTGGTCTGCTCCCGGGTGATGCGGCTGGTCCCGTTCACCCGCCGCGAGCACGCCATCGACTGGCTCGGCGCAGGGCTGCTGGTCGCCGGGGTGAGCTGCCTGCTGCTCGCGCTGAGCTGGGGCGGCAACGAGTACGCCTGGGGCTCCGGGGTGATCGTCGGGCTCCTGGTGGCGGGCGCGGTGCTCGGTGTGCTCTTCGTGCTCCAGGAGGCCCGGGTCGCCGAGCCGATCCTGCCGCTGCGGCTGTTCCGCAGCCGGACCTTCGCCCTGGCCAACAGCGCCGGCTTCGTGCTCGGCCTGGTGATGTTCGGGTCGATCATCTTCATCCCGCTCTACCTGCAGATCGTCAAGGGCGCCTCGCCCACCCGCAGCGGTCTGCTGATGCTGCCGATGATGGCCGGCATCATCGTCACCTCCGTGCTCACCGGGCGGGCGATGAGCCGGATCGGCCGCTACAAGTGGTTCCCGGTGATCGGCTCGGCCGTGCTGCTGGTCGGCATGCTGCTCTTCACCCAGCTGCACGTGGGCACCTCGCTCTGGCTGGCCTTCGGCTTCATGGTGGTGATCGGCGTCGGCCTCGGCCTCTGCATGCAGTCGCTGATCCTCGCCGTGCAGAACGCCGTCTCGATGCGGGACCTGGGCGCCGGCACCTCGGCGGCGACCTTCTTCCGGTCGCTGGGCGGCGCGTTCGGGGTGGCCATCCTCGGCGCGGTGCTCTCCGCCCGGCTCACCTCCGGGCTGGCCGACCGGCTGCCCGCGGCGATCGCCCAGCTGCCGCCGCCGGAGCAGGCCGCGGTCGCGGCGAGCGGCGGCGCGGACATCTCGGTGAACGACCCGGCCACCATCATGGCGCTGCCCGCCCCGGTACGTGCAGCGGTGCAGACGGCCTTCGTCGAATCGTTGGACCGGGTCTTCCTGACCGCCGGGGTGATCGCCATCCTGGCCGTGCTGGTCACCCTGGCGCTGCCGGACGACCGGCTGCGCGGCGCCGGCCCGGAGGGGGCCACCGGCGGCACGGACGGCCTGGGCGGCGAGGCGCCCGCCCCCGGCGGCAAGCCGCTGACCAGGGAGTCCAAGGAAGAGGCCGCCGCCGAGATGGAGGCGAAGAGCCAGACCCTGCTCTGA
- a CDS encoding NUDIX domain-containing protein — protein MSISWADSYVGQLRALAGDRTLMFVGARAVVRDNAGRVLLIRRSDNGQWAMPAGAMELGESIADCAVREVREETGLRALRVSAFALYTGPDRTHTNMYGHTYQIFTTAFRVEEWDGQLARVTDETIDASFFRRDQLPAPLSASVNETLADLDVFEQTNRLILK, from the coding sequence GTGAGCATCTCCTGGGCTGATTCGTACGTCGGGCAGCTCCGCGCCCTGGCCGGCGACCGGACGCTGATGTTCGTCGGCGCCCGCGCGGTGGTGCGCGACAACGCCGGACGGGTGCTGCTGATCCGCCGCTCGGACAACGGACAGTGGGCGATGCCGGCCGGCGCGATGGAGCTGGGCGAGTCGATCGCCGACTGCGCGGTCCGCGAGGTGCGGGAGGAGACCGGGCTGCGGGCGCTGCGGGTCAGCGCGTTCGCCCTCTACACCGGCCCGGACCGCACCCACACCAACATGTACGGCCACACCTACCAGATCTTCACCACCGCGTTCCGGGTGGAGGAGTGGGACGGCCAGCTCGCCCGGGTGACCGACGAGACGATCGACGCCAGCTTCTTCCGCCGCGACCAGCTCCCGGCCCCGCTCTCGGCCAGCGTCAACGAGACCCTCGCCGACCTCGACGTCTTCGAACAGACCAACCGCCTGATCCTGAAGTGA